The nucleotide window tttcataactctTAAAGGGCAgacccccatacatcttgttatGATGTCCTTCAGGGAGGAATCAAGCGTAAATTATGGGGGTTTaaccccccaaacccccctgtaattcacaccctggtgctaaccacttagccaccgtgccgcccaggctactttaatttaacttaaaatgttttagttgAGGCGACGCaggggtgcagtaggtagtgctgttgcctcacagcaagaaggtcgctggttcgagcctcagctgggtcagttggcgtttctgtgtggagtttgcatgttctccctgcgttcgcgtgggttttctccgggtgctcctttttcccccacagtccaaagacatgtgttacaggtgaattggtaaggctgaattgtccgtagtgtatatgtgtgaatgagtgtgtgtggatgtttcccagtgatgggttgtggctggaagggcatccgctgtgtaaaaacatgttggataagttgccggttcattccgctgtggcggccccgtattaataaaggcactaagccgacaagaaaatgaatgaatgaatgttttagttGAAAACCAAACatataaaaatggtttaaaacacttttttttacatcaaataatcacattttattaatgtttcttCAGATTTCCTCAGACGAAGGAGTCACTCGTTGAAAGGCCCTGCTCTTGAAGGAGAACAGTTTGGACAGAGAGCCCTGAATGCCTCTCTTCACTCTCGGCCTGACGTCCATGAGAGCTGAATCAGGAGATGTATCAGCGCCCGCTTTCTGGTCTCCACTGCATCTCTCATCTGTTTCCTTCTGGTCAGAATGCAGGTACATCTCACTGATGCTTTTGCAGGTAGATGGAGATGCAGCACAGCTCTCCATCAGATCTTTCTTGACAGAAAACTCGGCATTTGATCCGGCTAGGCTTTCATTCGAGTAACTCTTTAGTGCCTCAGGGTGCATGACCGTGTAGTTAATGATGGCTGCAGATAGGACAGCGGTGACGTAGCCCACAACCAGATTGTTTTCATGCCTTTTCATTGTCTTCAGGTTGACCTTATGTGCCAGGAGGCCAAGAGCTTCATTTCTGATCTGTAAAACAGTGTCTTCTGTAAAACTGCCTGCGGTGCAGACATCAACATTAATCCCTGCCAGGCTTGCCAGTGCCTTTATTAGACTGGAAACAAGTGTTTCAGAAAGATCAGTGTCCAAAATGTCGAGTTTTTCCAGCAGTCCTTCAACAACACTCTCCAGCAGATGAAATGGCAATGTTAAAGTGTGAGAGGCCTCTGGGATTTCTCCTTCTTCTCTTCCTGATTGGCTGGTGCTTTCAAAGCAAGCTTCA belongs to Danio rerio strain Tuebingen ecotype United States chromosome 1, GRCz12tu, whole genome shotgun sequence and includes:
- the LOC110439783 gene encoding uncharacterized protein is translated as MCVRKMEDNRQKIFVNKSGNLIIFVTTVENKTKHISPTTTEDAPDEACFESTSQSGREEGEIPEASHTLTLPFHLLESVVEGLLEKLDILDTDLSETLVSSLIKALASLAGINVDVCTAGSFTEDTVLQIRNEALGLLAHKVNLKTMKRHENNLVVGYVTAVLSAAIINYTVMHPEALKSYSNESLAGSNAEFSVKKDLMESCAASPSTCKSISEMYLHSDQKETDERCSGDQKAGADTSPDSALMDVRPRVKRGIQGSLSKLFSFKSRAFQRVTPSSEEI